The Acidobacteriota bacterium genome contains a region encoding:
- a CDS encoding DUF3300 domain-containing protein, with protein MKLEGKCVLLRSSIAILCTIVLLPRETLAYLLPPVSTLVAWQQQQGTAIPSEQLDSLVAPIALYPDPLLAQVLVASTYPLEIIQLQQWLGKNKTLKDKALVDAVAKQSWDASIQALAALPDVANRLANDIQWTTDVGNAFLAQQSDVMDAVQRMRQKAKDRGTLKSTEQQTVETRLVEKKNVIVIEQSNPQVVYVPSYDPVVVWGAPYYPYPPIYYPVGYYAAGMALSFGVGVMMGAFWSGGWGWGSGWGGNNVYINHNNNFNRNSNIGGNRNNIGGNRPSQLPAGDRGNFGNRGSLGGRGNSPSTLPAGRENARSNWQHNPDHRGGAPYRDRATADRFGGAARGDSLAKRQTGARQQLGRQGGNLSSFRSGGGVSNRAGGAGLSNRSGGGLGGSSLGGGADRIGSRDLSRSGGGNRDAFGGGTRGYSGSSARSSSSRGSSSMGSRGGGGFRGGGGRRR; from the coding sequence ATGAAGCTTGAAGGCAAATGTGTGCTCCTCCGATCGTCAATCGCGATCCTCTGCACAATTGTGCTCTTGCCAAGAGAGACCTTGGCGTATCTGTTGCCACCTGTGTCGACTCTGGTTGCATGGCAACAACAGCAAGGCACTGCAATTCCATCTGAGCAGCTGGATTCTCTTGTCGCACCGATTGCGCTCTATCCAGACCCACTGTTGGCCCAAGTGCTGGTGGCATCCACTTATCCTCTCGAAATCATTCAGCTTCAGCAGTGGCTAGGTAAAAACAAAACTCTTAAGGACAAAGCGCTTGTCGACGCTGTTGCGAAGCAAAGTTGGGATGCCAGCATTCAGGCGCTCGCGGCTCTTCCCGACGTGGCAAACCGCCTGGCAAACGACATTCAGTGGACCACCGACGTCGGAAATGCCTTCTTAGCGCAGCAGAGCGATGTAATGGATGCCGTTCAGCGGATGCGACAAAAGGCCAAGGATAGGGGCACGTTGAAATCGACCGAGCAGCAGACGGTCGAAACCAGGTTGGTCGAAAAGAAGAATGTCATTGTCATCGAACAATCCAATCCGCAAGTTGTATATGTACCTTCTTACGATCCGGTAGTTGTGTGGGGAGCGCCATATTATCCTTACCCGCCGATCTACTATCCAGTCGGGTACTACGCAGCGGGAATGGCACTTTCGTTCGGAGTTGGCGTAATGATGGGGGCGTTCTGGAGCGGTGGTTGGGGCTGGGGCTCCGGGTGGGGCGGAAACAACGTTTACATCAACCACAACAATAATTTCAATCGCAATAGCAACATCGGTGGGAACCGCAATAATATCGGTGGAAACCGGCCGTCACAGTTACCGGCTGGGGACCGCGGCAATTTTGGCAATCGCGGAAGCCTTGGCGGTCGCGGTAACAGTCCGTCTACACTTCCTGCCGGCCGCGAGAATGCCAGAAGTAACTGGCAACACAATCCTGATCATCGCGGTGGTGCTCCATATCGGGACCGCGCCACTGCGGACCGATTCGGAGGAGCAGCGCGCGGTGATTCACTTGCAAAGCGCCAGACGGGTGCTCGACAACAGCTTGGCCGACAAGGTGGCAATCTATCCAGCTTTCGCTCTGGCGGTGGCGTGAGCAACCGCGCCGGTGGAGCCGGTTTGAGTAATCGGAGTGGTGGAGGTCTCGGCGGTTCATCATTGGGAGGCGGAGCCGATCGCATTGGAAGCCGTGATCTCTCCCGTAGTGGTGGCGGAAACCGTGATGCGTTCGGCGGAGGTACCCGGGGGTATAGCGGATCGAGCGCCCGCAGCAGCAGCAGTCGCGGCTCTTCGAGTATGGGATCTCGAGGCGGCGGTGGCTTCCGAGGCGGCGGTGGGCGGCGCAGGTAA
- a CDS encoding DUF2950 domain-containing protein: protein MRSVSQNGTRSRAIGLLVACAMVSASGLFATAQDAVPKTVSATMSAGSSVEKFDTPQQAADALVGAAEKFDVDTLTKIFGPDGKDIVVTGETAQDRQHATDFAAQAREKKTISVGSKNGNRAFILVGSQDWPFPVPLVKREGKWSFDAKAGRQELVYRRIGANELDAIQLCHGYVEAQDEYALQKREGYEVNQYAQRIISTPGKQDGLAWQNADGTWGGPVGEKIARAIEQGYTAGSEYHGYYFKILKGQGLAAPLGQIDFVVKGVMIGGFALVAAPARHDVTGVRTFIVSHDGVVYEKDLGPNTRDQFRKMELFNPDKSWTPVQEEDEQTASQLSSLVPTTQN from the coding sequence ATGAGATCGGTATCCCAGAATGGAACTCGGTCACGCGCAATTGGCCTTCTCGTCGCCTGTGCGATGGTATCCGCGTCGGGCCTGTTCGCCACCGCGCAAGACGCCGTGCCCAAAACGGTCTCAGCGACCATGAGTGCTGGTTCCTCAGTAGAAAAGTTTGACACCCCGCAGCAAGCTGCAGATGCGCTGGTCGGTGCAGCCGAAAAATTCGACGTCGATACGCTGACGAAGATTTTTGGCCCGGATGGTAAAGACATTGTTGTTACAGGCGAAACCGCGCAAGACCGGCAGCACGCCACCGATTTTGCCGCTCAGGCCCGAGAAAAGAAAACCATTTCAGTAGGTTCGAAGAATGGAAATCGAGCGTTCATTCTGGTTGGCAGTCAAGACTGGCCCTTTCCGGTGCCGCTTGTGAAGAGAGAAGGCAAGTGGTCTTTCGATGCCAAGGCTGGCCGGCAAGAACTCGTGTACCGTCGAATTGGGGCGAATGAACTGGATGCAATTCAGCTTTGCCACGGTTACGTCGAAGCGCAGGATGAGTATGCCCTACAGAAGCGGGAGGGCTACGAAGTGAATCAGTACGCTCAGCGCATCATTAGCACTCCTGGAAAACAAGATGGCCTGGCTTGGCAAAATGCCGACGGCACATGGGGCGGTCCGGTGGGTGAAAAAATTGCGCGTGCGATCGAGCAGGGTTATACGGCGGGTTCGGAGTACCACGGCTACTACTTCAAGATCCTGAAGGGGCAGGGTCTGGCTGCGCCCCTTGGCCAAATCGACTTTGTGGTAAAGGGCGTGATGATCGGGGGCTTTGCTCTAGTGGCAGCGCCAGCGCGGCACGACGTGACAGGAGTGAGGACGTTTATCGTCAGTCACGACGGCGTTGTCTACGAGAAGGATCTTGGACCGAACACACGCGATCAGTTTAGGAAGATGGAGCTTTTCAATCCAGACAAGTCCTGGACACCAGTGCAGGAGGAAGACGAGCAAACTGCTTCTCAGCTGTCTTCTCTCGTTCCTACTACCCAAAATTGA
- a CDS encoding twin-arginine translocation pathway signal protein gives MRVLFRNNLLLSLLLLISLWGAASPSAAESTSLSDTSYRLHLFHTHTGQRLDIVYRRGNTYDPDALAELNEYLRDHRTGTVHEYDPRVFDLLHDLTAALGRPDGEIDVLCGYRTPWSNEYLRMHGHGIARHSLHMQAMAIDIRVPGVRTSKLRDTALALQRGGVGYYASSDFVHVDVGRLRRW, from the coding sequence TTGCGAGTTTTGTTTCGAAACAATCTTCTATTATCTCTCCTACTTCTAATCTCTCTTTGGGGTGCAGCCTCCCCCAGCGCGGCCGAGAGCACATCTTTGTCCGACACCTCGTATCGCCTCCATTTGTTTCACACCCACACTGGCCAAAGGCTCGACATTGTTTATCGACGTGGGAACACGTACGATCCTGACGCCCTCGCAGAGTTGAATGAGTACTTACGAGATCACCGGACCGGCACTGTTCATGAATATGACCCGCGAGTATTCGACCTGCTACACGATTTGACCGCCGCTCTGGGGCGTCCAGACGGAGAGATCGACGTATTGTGTGGCTACCGGACACCGTGGAGCAACGAGTATCTCAGGATGCATGGGCATGGCATCGCGCGGCACAGCCTCCACATGCAGGCGATGGCGATCGATATTCGGGTACCGGGCGTGCGCACTTCCAAACTGCGCGACACAGCTCTCGCACTGCAGCGCGGTGGCGTGGGCTACTACGCCAGCTCGGACTTCGTCCATGTCGACGTCGGGCGCCTGCGCCGCTGGTAA
- a CDS encoding murein L,D-transpeptidase, producing MRKGSNPNQCSRERLARVFGNMVPRQILIAILLSCFAIAQPPSRIQSIVTAGSLDSMRWRNFSDYRVWLQKFYEPVGYAPAWLQGNAPSSQALVMIERFRDAAQNGLEPEDYDASRWNDRVQGLKGAGGDPSAFDVALSVCTMRYVSDLHIGRINPKHFNFGLDIDHKKYDLAHFVRERLLTAKDIPALLDTIEPPFPGYRRTEQALDRYVQLACQDNGEKLPVPAKAIDPGQQYAGVPRLSRLLRLIGDLPPDANPSDPQIYDATLAEGVKRFQRRHGLDEDGRLGAATVNQLNVPLSERVRQLQLTLERWRWLPSEFAAPPIIVNVPDFHLRALDDKNTVTLDMRVVVGKALRTQTPVFSRDMTFVVLRPYWNVPPSILRGEIVPAIKRDRSYIAKKNYEVTTIDGKVVTSGAISDEVLAQLQAGELAVRQKPGSNNALGLVKLIFPNEHNVYLHSTPSPQLFARTRRDFSHGCIRVEKPAELAAWVLRNNPGWTLDRVQQGMKEGSDNVTVGLTQRVPVFIVYATALAYENNEVHFYHDIYGHDAKLAQALAKGYPYP from the coding sequence ATGCGTAAAGGTTCAAACCCGAACCAGTGCTCACGTGAGCGGTTGGCACGCGTGTTCGGCAACATGGTTCCCAGGCAAATCCTTATTGCGATCCTGTTGAGCTGTTTTGCAATCGCGCAGCCCCCGTCGCGAATTCAGAGCATCGTCACTGCGGGAAGTCTCGACAGCATGCGCTGGCGGAACTTCAGCGATTATCGAGTTTGGCTGCAGAAGTTCTACGAGCCGGTCGGCTACGCTCCGGCATGGCTTCAGGGAAATGCCCCAAGTTCGCAAGCTCTCGTGATGATCGAGCGATTTCGTGATGCCGCGCAAAACGGGCTCGAACCCGAAGACTACGACGCGTCACGCTGGAATGATCGTGTGCAGGGGTTGAAGGGCGCAGGCGGCGATCCTTCGGCTTTTGACGTTGCACTCAGTGTCTGCACGATGCGTTACGTCTCCGATCTTCACATCGGACGCATCAACCCGAAGCATTTCAACTTCGGCTTGGATATCGATCATAAGAAGTACGACCTGGCTCACTTCGTTCGCGAACGGTTGTTGACCGCGAAAGATATCCCTGCGCTGCTGGATACAATAGAGCCTCCGTTTCCAGGATATCGTCGCACGGAGCAGGCTCTAGATAGATATGTGCAGTTGGCCTGCCAGGATAACGGCGAAAAGCTTCCCGTTCCAGCAAAGGCCATCGACCCCGGTCAGCAATATGCAGGTGTCCCACGGCTTTCGCGCCTTCTGCGTCTGATCGGCGATTTGCCGCCTGATGCTAATCCCAGTGATCCTCAGATTTATGATGCCACCTTGGCTGAGGGAGTCAAACGCTTTCAGCGTCGTCATGGACTTGATGAGGATGGCCGACTCGGCGCAGCTACGGTCAACCAGCTGAATGTGCCTCTATCGGAGCGAGTTCGGCAATTGCAGCTCACGCTCGAACGCTGGCGTTGGCTTCCCAGTGAGTTCGCTGCGCCTCCGATTATCGTTAACGTTCCCGATTTCCACCTTCGAGCCTTGGACGATAAGAATACAGTCACTCTCGATATGCGTGTTGTGGTTGGAAAGGCGCTACGCACCCAAACGCCCGTCTTCTCGCGCGACATGACTTTTGTCGTGCTGCGTCCATATTGGAACGTTCCACCGAGCATCCTGCGTGGCGAAATCGTTCCCGCTATCAAGCGCGACCGCAGCTACATAGCAAAGAAGAATTACGAGGTCACCACCATCGACGGCAAAGTCGTCACCTCTGGCGCAATTTCAGATGAAGTGCTCGCCCAGCTTCAGGCAGGTGAGCTGGCGGTGCGGCAAAAGCCTGGATCAAACAATGCCCTCGGCCTGGTCAAGCTAATATTCCCGAATGAACACAACGTCTATCTGCACAGCACTCCATCACCCCAGCTCTTTGCGCGCACTCGCCGTGATTTCAGCCACGGCTGCATCCGCGTCGAAAAGCCGGCCGAACTTGCCGCCTGGGTGCTGCGCAACAATCCAGGATGGACGCTGGATCGTGTGCAGCAAGGAATGAAGGAAGGTAGTGACAACGTCACAGTAGGCCTCACTCAGCGGGTCCCCGTCTTTATTGTCTACGCGACTGCCCTGGCCTATGAGAACAACGAAGTTCACTTCTATCATGACATCTACGGGCACGACGCGAAGCTAGCCCAGGCACTGGCAAAGGGCTATCCGTACCCATAA
- a CDS encoding peptidase S1 has protein sequence MRLSEAGAALNALGRLLVFGLIITTQGSAQSVLLRQGLLDELNSSLKELAERVSPAVVEVKVLGYGVDDDRQESDDDNGRNLVKQRLSGAGVILDSNGYIVTNAHLVEGAKRVQVILNPTREAEMPIRTYLEVPGRTFDAVIVGVHHETDLAVLKIRASRLPTLQFANYENLQQGQMVVAFGSPLGMRNAATIGIVSSVARQIDPDSPRIYIQTDAAINPGNSGGALVDTAGNLVGINSAMLKAERAGLAIPSDTVSFVYEQLRKSGRVIEGDIGVNVQTITPGMAAGLKLPEDTGVIVSDVRPGLSAEKAGVESQDVITGVDDRPVQSSLQFLTSIYRRKPGEHVRLRLLRGKKNIDANVVVVEKAPDADPLGQAVDVDRNLIGILDIVGLDVDNNVAETLTGIRMRSGVLVTAKCEKREGTETSLKVGDLIHAINGKTVRSVAEIRAALAKLSSGSPVVLRVERQKQFLYLVSEVE, from the coding sequence ATGAGATTATCCGAAGCCGGTGCCGCGTTGAACGCCTTAGGTCGATTGCTCGTATTCGGGCTAATTATCACGACGCAAGGAAGCGCGCAAAGCGTGCTTTTGCGGCAGGGTCTGCTAGACGAGTTGAACAGCTCGCTCAAAGAGCTTGCGGAGCGGGTGTCGCCAGCTGTAGTTGAAGTGAAAGTGTTGGGATACGGTGTAGACGACGACCGTCAAGAGAGCGACGACGACAATGGTCGCAATCTTGTGAAGCAACGGCTATCGGGAGCAGGAGTGATACTCGATTCAAATGGCTATATCGTTACGAACGCCCATCTGGTTGAGGGTGCAAAGCGCGTGCAGGTTATCCTCAATCCGACTCGCGAGGCGGAAATGCCGATCAGGACATATCTAGAGGTTCCGGGAAGAACCTTTGATGCTGTAATTGTCGGTGTACATCACGAGACAGACCTCGCTGTGCTCAAAATTCGAGCCAGTAGGCTTCCGACTCTCCAGTTTGCGAACTACGAAAATCTGCAGCAAGGCCAAATGGTGGTGGCTTTCGGTAGTCCACTCGGGATGCGAAATGCAGCAACAATAGGCATTGTCAGTTCCGTTGCAAGACAAATTGATCCCGACAGTCCGCGCATTTATATTCAAACTGACGCGGCAATCAATCCGGGAAACAGCGGTGGTGCCCTGGTAGATACAGCCGGCAACCTGGTTGGCATCAACTCGGCGATGTTGAAGGCCGAACGGGCCGGACTTGCCATACCCAGTGACACCGTCAGCTTTGTGTACGAGCAACTCCGCAAGTCTGGTCGCGTGATTGAAGGCGACATCGGAGTGAATGTTCAAACGATCACTCCCGGCATGGCAGCCGGCCTCAAACTGCCGGAAGACACAGGGGTGATCGTGTCCGATGTGCGTCCCGGGCTCTCGGCGGAAAAAGCGGGGGTTGAATCTCAAGATGTAATTACAGGGGTGGACGACCGGCCCGTCCAGAGCTCCTTACAGTTTCTCACTTCGATATATCGACGAAAGCCAGGAGAACACGTAAGACTGCGGCTACTGCGCGGGAAAAAAAACATCGATGCCAACGTCGTTGTTGTCGAGAAAGCCCCGGACGCTGATCCGCTAGGTCAGGCAGTGGATGTGGATAGGAATCTGATAGGCATCTTGGATATCGTCGGCTTGGACGTCGATAACAATGTAGCTGAGACATTGACGGGCATCAGGATGCGGTCCGGTGTTTTGGTAACGGCAAAGTGCGAAAAGCGTGAGGGCACGGAAACATCCTTAAAGGTTGGCGATCTAATTCACGCCATCAATGGGAAAACGGTTCGAAGCGTCGCCGAGATTCGTGCGGCGTTGGCGAAGCTCTCATCTGGCTCTCCTGTCGTACTGAGGGTAGAACGCCAGAAGCAATTCCTTTACTTAGTCTCGGAAGTTGAATGA
- a CDS encoding peptidase M48 → MRSRIQEAGQLAMRSKLVLFLTLCPIFANSAPAQMTDSLPSVSPDIRDSRKHLHDKDDVGRIGHRNLGHTGFGNWYSLDSEIALGKEYSAVVERNLKLLDDPGVTEYVNRIGQMVVSHSDAKVPFTIKVVDSDELNAFTLPGGFLYVNHGVILIAENEAELAGVMAHEIAHVAARHATRQMTRANMLSLMSLPLDLAGGGLVGQAVHLVVGFMKPMEMLKFSRGFESEADYLGLEYLYAAGYDPEAFISFLERASAEENNVGKWGGLLSTHPLMTSRIKKSQIEIARVLPQRESYIVNTSQFDEVKAHLLKLAGSQKPEAQQKTHEPVLRSRPAKLRPRVQLASRRMIF, encoded by the coding sequence ATGCGTTCACGAATTCAGGAAGCGGGGCAGCTGGCTATGAGATCGAAATTAGTACTTTTCCTGACACTTTGCCCGATTTTCGCAAACTCAGCACCAGCGCAAATGACCGATTCCCTCCCGTCAGTGTCTCCAGACATTCGGGACAGCCGTAAGCATCTTCATGACAAAGATGACGTCGGCCGCATTGGCCACCGGAATCTCGGCCACACAGGCTTCGGCAACTGGTACTCCCTTGATAGTGAAATTGCTCTTGGCAAGGAATATTCCGCAGTCGTCGAGCGTAACCTAAAACTCCTCGACGATCCCGGGGTCACCGAATATGTGAATCGAATCGGCCAAATGGTGGTCAGTCATTCCGATGCCAAAGTGCCGTTTACGATCAAGGTTGTTGATTCTGACGAGCTGAACGCGTTCACCCTACCAGGCGGCTTTTTGTATGTGAACCACGGGGTCATTCTGATCGCTGAAAATGAAGCTGAACTTGCGGGAGTTATGGCCCATGAGATTGCACACGTGGCCGCCCGCCACGCTACTCGCCAGATGACTCGCGCTAACATGTTGAGCCTCATGTCATTGCCGCTGGACTTGGCTGGCGGAGGACTGGTAGGCCAGGCGGTTCATCTGGTTGTCGGCTTTATGAAGCCGATGGAAATGCTCAAATTCTCTCGAGGCTTCGAGTCCGAGGCAGACTATCTTGGTTTGGAATATTTGTATGCGGCCGGCTATGACCCAGAGGCATTCATCTCATTCCTGGAGCGGGCTAGTGCTGAAGAGAACAATGTCGGCAAATGGGGAGGATTACTCTCGACCCATCCGTTAATGACGAGTCGTATCAAGAAAAGCCAAATCGAAATTGCCAGAGTCTTGCCGCAACGAGAGTCGTACATTGTGAACACTTCGCAATTTGACGAAGTAAAGGCGCATTTGCTCAAGCTCGCAGGTTCGCAGAAGCCAGAAGCACAGCAAAAGACTCATGAACCGGTGCTCAGATCACGCCCTGCCAAGCTCAGGCCCCGCGTGCAATTAGCATCTCGCCGGATGATATTTTAA
- a CDS encoding DUF4136 domain-containing protein: MSRITCLSAVLLVAISFVGAQDVRYNFDKTENFSKFKTYKWVLIKGAQTPNDIVDKQVKSSIDAQLAAKGLSKVDSDQADIFLGYQTAIGQDKQFTSYSTDWGYGGGWYRGGWYGGMGGSSMTTGQTSTIYTGQLVVDMYDSTNHTLVWRGVASKTLDPKAKPEKQEKNLNKAVAKLFKNYPPKAKT; this comes from the coding sequence ATGTCAAGAATCACTTGTTTGTCTGCTGTGCTGCTGGTGGCAATAAGTTTTGTCGGCGCACAAGACGTTCGTTATAACTTTGATAAGACCGAAAACTTTAGCAAGTTTAAAACGTATAAGTGGGTTCTGATTAAGGGGGCGCAAACTCCCAACGATATCGTAGACAAGCAAGTTAAGTCGTCGATCGACGCGCAGTTAGCGGCGAAAGGCTTAAGCAAAGTGGATTCAGATCAGGCAGATATTTTTCTTGGATATCAAACCGCGATCGGCCAGGACAAACAATTTACTTCGTATAGCACTGACTGGGGATACGGGGGCGGATGGTATCGGGGCGGCTGGTACGGAGGGATGGGCGGATCTTCCATGACTACCGGACAAACGTCAACCATATATACCGGCCAGCTCGTGGTTGACATGTATGACTCAACAAATCACACCTTGGTTTGGCGAGGCGTCGCCAGCAAGACACTCGATCCGAAGGCCAAGCCTGAAAAGCAGGAAAAAAATCTCAATAAAGCCGTGGCTAAGCTCTTCAAGAATTATCCGCCGAAAGCGAAGACATAG
- a CDS encoding decarboxylase, which yields MSIAATAQGTRVDQFFTAAEARFDRWRTLLDAARAWEAGKEKDSSSTFAALQELKQWEDYFAYPGPILMRSLEESIASGDLRRTVRLVQLIHVALLTHSYRSNPAEWDGEEQPVRLGEGLPGGDDAAAHRPYFEVLVVTPLRRDAWPEMAQEYKKLRRPQDRFIYELVFVGSFEDAVLASIVNGNIESVIASDGVPFASSHDAPVLREFLLANLPSHAFSTRSGEQTLELARALKQIRPELDIFLLSGSEVEKIAGDATAAEYIRRIFYQVEEPLELHLSILDAIADRFETPYFDNLQKYAQRPMGTFHALPVARGKSIFKSNWIRDMGRFYGMNLFLAESSATTGGLDSLLEPTGNVKVAQEKAARAFGADHVFFVTNGTSTSNKMVEQALLGPDDIMLVDRNCHKSHHYGAVLSGALPLYLEAYPLRKFSMYGAVPLASIKQALLELKAEGKLDRARLLVLTNCTFDGHIYNVERVMEECLAIKPDLIFLWDEAWFGFARWTPFYRRRTAMGAAAILERKFKDPAYHRAYEEQKKKLGDNLDLSNPEVLKTRLLADPDKVRLRVYQTNSTHKSMSCLRQGSMVLVKDQDYHTVEEQFHEAVFTHASTSPNLQIIASIDVARRQMELEGYELVNRAIQLALDVRREVNSHPLVSKYFHVAGADEMIPEEFRASGFVDYLVPGTNWSTSLKCLRDDEVALDVTRLTLVCGSAGFDGTQFKNILAADYDIQLNKTSRNSVLLQTNINNTRSDIAHLIKVLVGISQQIDVKLQRGGKQAQQAFAARVKSLMEDVPDLPNFTSFHNTFRQNPASTTSEGDMRSAFFGAYREEQCEHVKLSSAEIDRRLKEGPELVSANFVIPYPPGFPIMVPGQVINRETIEFMRKLDVKEIHGFAAALGLKLLTPAYLEAAGGRGKGIEQPKRVARSSAA from the coding sequence ATGAGTATTGCAGCAACTGCACAAGGCACTCGTGTTGATCAGTTCTTTACCGCAGCAGAAGCCCGGTTTGACCGGTGGCGGACACTGTTGGACGCAGCGCGCGCCTGGGAGGCAGGAAAAGAGAAAGATTCAAGTTCGACGTTTGCTGCCCTCCAGGAATTGAAACAATGGGAGGATTACTTCGCTTATCCCGGTCCCATTCTGATGCGCAGTCTGGAGGAAAGCATCGCCTCTGGTGATCTGAGACGAACCGTTCGATTGGTCCAGTTGATCCACGTTGCTCTTCTTACGCATTCATATCGCAGTAATCCGGCTGAGTGGGACGGAGAAGAACAGCCGGTCAGGTTAGGAGAGGGTCTTCCCGGCGGAGACGACGCTGCCGCTCACCGCCCATATTTTGAAGTGCTGGTCGTTACACCTCTCCGTCGGGATGCCTGGCCCGAAATGGCACAGGAGTATAAAAAGCTCCGTCGTCCGCAGGACAGGTTCATTTACGAATTGGTCTTTGTCGGGAGCTTTGAAGACGCAGTACTCGCATCGATTGTGAACGGCAATATCGAGTCGGTAATCGCATCCGATGGCGTTCCGTTCGCCTCCTCTCATGATGCACCGGTTTTACGTGAGTTTCTGCTGGCGAATCTGCCCTCTCATGCGTTCAGTACGCGTTCTGGCGAGCAGACTCTGGAGCTCGCAAGAGCGCTGAAGCAGATTCGTCCGGAGCTCGACATTTTTCTTCTCAGCGGAAGCGAAGTGGAAAAGATCGCAGGCGATGCCACCGCTGCGGAATATATCCGACGGATTTTCTATCAAGTCGAAGAACCGCTGGAGCTGCATCTCAGCATCCTGGATGCAATTGCGGACCGATTTGAAACTCCTTATTTTGACAATCTACAGAAATATGCCCAACGTCCCATGGGCACCTTTCATGCGCTGCCGGTAGCGCGCGGGAAATCGATTTTCAAGTCGAATTGGATTCGAGATATGGGCAGGTTCTACGGCATGAACCTGTTCCTCGCGGAATCATCCGCTACCACAGGCGGTCTCGACAGTCTGCTGGAACCCACCGGGAACGTAAAGGTCGCCCAGGAGAAGGCCGCTCGAGCCTTTGGGGCGGACCATGTATTCTTCGTCACGAACGGCACTTCAACGTCGAACAAGATGGTTGAGCAGGCGTTGCTGGGTCCCGACGATATCATGCTCGTCGATCGAAACTGCCACAAATCACATCACTATGGTGCGGTTCTTTCTGGAGCACTTCCTCTTTATCTTGAAGCCTATCCTCTGAGGAAATTCTCGATGTATGGAGCAGTTCCTTTGGCCTCCATAAAACAAGCCCTACTCGAACTGAAAGCCGAAGGAAAACTGGACCGTGCTCGACTTCTTGTCCTCACCAACTGCACTTTCGACGGACATATCTACAACGTTGAACGCGTGATGGAAGAATGCCTGGCCATCAAACCTGACCTGATTTTCCTGTGGGACGAAGCATGGTTTGGATTTGCCAGATGGACTCCGTTCTATCGCCGGCGCACGGCGATGGGAGCTGCAGCCATTCTGGAGCGTAAGTTTAAAGATCCCGCGTATCACAGGGCCTATGAGGAGCAAAAGAAAAAGTTGGGAGATAACCTCGACCTCTCGAATCCAGAGGTACTAAAGACGCGTCTCTTGGCCGATCCTGACAAAGTACGGCTGCGAGTGTACCAGACGAACTCGACACACAAATCAATGTCTTGCTTGCGTCAAGGGTCGATGGTCCTGGTCAAAGATCAGGATTATCACACTGTAGAAGAGCAGTTCCATGAAGCGGTGTTCACTCATGCCTCTACTTCGCCCAACCTCCAGATCATTGCATCGATCGATGTGGCACGCCGCCAAATGGAGTTGGAGGGATACGAGCTGGTAAATCGAGCGATTCAATTGGCTCTTGACGTGCGCCGTGAAGTTAATTCGCACCCGTTGGTTTCAAAATATTTCCATGTTGCCGGAGCGGACGAGATGATTCCGGAAGAATTCCGCGCTTCCGGATTCGTGGATTACCTGGTTCCTGGCACAAACTGGTCCACCAGTCTGAAATGCCTGCGCGACGATGAAGTTGCGCTCGACGTGACGCGGCTGACGTTAGTGTGTGGAAGTGCCGGTTTCGACGGCACGCAATTCAAGAACATACTCGCCGCAGATTACGATATTCAGCTAAACAAAACCTCCCGCAATAGCGTGCTGCTGCAAACCAACATCAATAACACTCGCAGCGACATTGCACATTTAATCAAAGTCCTCGTCGGAATTTCGCAACAGATAGACGTGAAACTTCAGCGTGGCGGCAAACAGGCACAGCAAGCCTTCGCGGCACGCGTAAAGTCTCTGATGGAGGATGTGCCTGATCTTCCAAATTTCACTAGCTTTCACAACACGTTCCGACAAAATCCGGCGAGCACAACCAGCGAGGGCGACATGCGCTCTGCTTTCTTCGGAGCATATCGCGAGGAACAGTGTGAGCATGTGAAGCTCTCGAGTGCGGAAATCGATCGGCGTCTGAAGGAGGGTCCCGAGCTGGTCTCTGCCAACTTTGTGATTCCCTACCCGCCTGGATTTCCGATCATGGTTCCCGGCCAAGTGATCAATCGGGAAACGATCGAGTTTATGCGCAAGCTGGACGTCAAAGAAATCCACGGATTCGCTGCGGCGCTTGGCTTGAAACTGCTCACGCCAGCGTATCTCGAAGCTGCCGGCGGTCGCGGCAAAGGTATTGAACAGCCAAAGCGCGTGGCGCGGAGTTCTGCTGCTTAG